A region from the Candidatus Electrothrix scaldis genome encodes:
- a CDS encoding TonB-dependent receptor — protein MKKQMMPALALVVLLAGKASAQEQAQDKTHALDEVVVTATRTPHTLKDVPVETVVVTRQEIEQSTAQNAIDVLKTVPGINTSVHDDVFGTYTWRANMHGLNFNDGYGLILIDGQRAMGCGQSGGMGEYGIGLNQLPVDMIERIEVVKGPSSALYGSDAMAGVINIITRRTPQQMTARAGASYGWYTIKEKVNADGTKSPASDDGDYRNTSQAYLSFGDKPSERLGYLVNYNYESAQDAGADPIDSDRHSLMAKIDLAANESVDLFLKGEASSYEKEDNREEDSLRLSPGMEWRLSQDTFLAIKGYVYNWDFTHGSPGYAHGYKYGDISYSQGELQYTWYSSDSNTLTVGGELQRQTIDYTIENPTGSVIRVDEEVDTASLYAQDELVLAESLTLVGGLRFDDHSVFDSEVNPKLSLMYTLSESTTLRASAGRSFKSPTIRQLYYNTPYQHGDYYVQSNRDLQPELGLGYSAGIEQWLADDRLILSAGLFRNEVEDMVVREDTGLLYDGLPLQSYYNVDEATTQGLELSARLNLGEFSFNCSYTYTDSENTETGMNLPYVPEHSLALTPSYTYSPYGLLFSGVLSYTGKQYTDSGNTSEIGEHTVIDARIAKQLGKRTTLSFEADNIFDSDKGDDGNYRTGRAFLVKLDYSF, from the coding sequence ATGAAGAAACAGATGATGCCAGCACTAGCCCTTGTTGTCCTGCTTGCAGGGAAGGCTTCTGCCCAGGAGCAGGCGCAAGATAAGACCCACGCCTTGGACGAGGTGGTGGTCACGGCCACCCGTACCCCACATACCCTCAAGGACGTGCCAGTGGAGACGGTGGTGGTTACTCGGCAGGAGATAGAGCAGAGTACTGCCCAGAACGCCATAGATGTGCTCAAGACCGTGCCTGGCATCAATACCTCGGTCCATGATGATGTGTTTGGTACCTATACCTGGCGGGCCAATATGCACGGTCTTAATTTCAATGACGGCTACGGCCTGATCCTTATCGATGGTCAGCGGGCTATGGGCTGCGGCCAGAGTGGTGGTATGGGCGAGTACGGTATCGGCCTTAACCAGCTGCCTGTGGATATGATTGAGCGGATTGAGGTAGTGAAAGGACCGAGCTCAGCCTTGTACGGCAGCGATGCTATGGCCGGGGTGATCAACATCATCACCCGCAGGACCCCGCAGCAGATGACCGCCCGGGCAGGTGCCTCCTATGGCTGGTACACCATCAAGGAAAAGGTCAACGCTGACGGGACAAAATCCCCGGCCTCGGATGATGGTGATTACCGCAACACCTCCCAGGCCTATCTCTCTTTTGGTGATAAACCCTCAGAGCGTCTGGGCTATCTGGTGAATTATAACTACGAGTCTGCCCAGGATGCAGGAGCAGACCCCATTGACTCGGATCGGCATTCCCTGATGGCTAAGATCGATCTGGCAGCCAACGAGAGCGTGGACCTTTTTCTGAAAGGCGAGGCCAGTTCCTATGAAAAGGAAGATAATCGGGAGGAAGACAGCCTGCGCCTGTCGCCGGGTATGGAATGGCGGCTGAGCCAGGATACGTTCCTTGCAATCAAAGGCTATGTCTATAACTGGGACTTCACCCACGGCTCACCAGGCTATGCCCACGGCTATAAGTACGGAGATATCAGCTATAGCCAGGGCGAACTGCAATATACCTGGTACAGCAGCGACAGCAATACCCTGACCGTGGGTGGTGAGCTGCAACGTCAGACCATTGACTATACTATCGAGAACCCCACCGGCTCGGTTATCCGGGTGGATGAGGAGGTGGACACGGCCAGCCTCTATGCCCAGGATGAGCTTGTCCTGGCTGAGTCGCTGACTCTGGTGGGAGGCCTTCGCTTTGATGATCACTCAGTCTTTGACTCGGAGGTCAATCCCAAGCTGAGTCTGATGTATACCCTCTCTGAAAGCACCACCCTTCGTGCTTCTGCCGGACGTTCCTTCAAATCCCCGACCATTCGCCAGCTCTATTATAATACCCCGTATCAGCACGGCGACTACTATGTCCAGTCCAACCGGGATCTTCAGCCGGAGCTGGGCCTGGGCTACTCCGCAGGCATTGAGCAATGGCTGGCAGATGACCGGCTGATTCTCTCTGCTGGCCTGTTCCGCAACGAGGTAGAGGATATGGTGGTCCGGGAAGACACTGGGTTGCTCTACGACGGTCTGCCTCTACAGAGCTATTATAATGTGGATGAGGCCACAACGCAGGGGCTTGAGCTCTCTGCCCGCCTCAACCTGGGCGAGTTTTCCTTTAACTGCTCCTACACCTATACGGACTCGGAGAATACCGAGACTGGAATGAATCTCCCCTATGTGCCGGAGCACAGCCTCGCCCTGACCCCTTCCTATACCTACAGCCCTTATGGGCTGCTCTTCAGCGGGGTTCTCAGCTATACTGGCAAACAGTATACAGACAGCGGTAACACCTCGGAAATCGGGGAGCATACAGTTATTGATGCCAGAATAGCAAAACAGCTGGGCAAGCGCACCACCCTGAGCTTTGAGGCCGATAATATCTTTGATTCCGACAAGGGGGATGACGGCAACTACCGTACCGGTCGCGCCTTCCTGGTCAAGCTGGATTACTCCTTTTAA
- a CDS encoding DUF4198 domain-containing protein — protein MRKVIAAGALTIGLSGLFSSQALAHFPWINTDGYTLHSGETPHISIGWGHRYPLGRVLQQEDLESMSLREPGGYVIPLKANNSMEFESEEALSTPGTYTVAAQRKTGFYTKTTEGGKRQSKEGLENVLRCSRSHMTMKALLTVGEDEEAEEVNTTPVGHPLEIIPQANPSSLRAGDYFPVQLLLYGKPHQGKLFATYMGFSTEKDVFAYTAKTDKEGMGKIRILQPGVWLIKAEYEEPYSDQKVCDVESFSATLTLEIQ, from the coding sequence ATGCGTAAAGTTATTGCAGCAGGCGCACTGACCATCGGTTTGAGCGGCCTCTTTTCCTCCCAGGCCTTGGCCCATTTCCCCTGGATCAATACAGACGGCTACACCCTCCACAGCGGGGAAACACCGCATATTTCCATAGGCTGGGGGCACCGTTATCCCCTGGGCCGTGTTCTCCAGCAGGAAGATCTGGAGAGCATGAGTCTGCGAGAGCCGGGTGGGTATGTTATTCCTCTCAAGGCGAACAACAGTATGGAATTTGAGTCAGAAGAGGCCCTGAGCACTCCTGGTACCTATACCGTTGCGGCTCAGCGCAAAACCGGTTTCTACACCAAGACCACTGAGGGCGGTAAGCGCCAATCCAAGGAAGGTTTGGAAAACGTCCTTCGATGCTCTCGTTCTCATATGACCATGAAGGCCCTCCTGACGGTTGGAGAGGATGAGGAAGCGGAAGAGGTAAACACCACCCCGGTGGGACATCCCCTGGAGATTATTCCACAGGCCAATCCGTCCTCTCTGCGGGCTGGTGATTATTTTCCGGTGCAGCTGCTCCTGTACGGCAAACCCCATCAGGGCAAGCTCTTTGCCACCTATATGGGCTTTTCCACAGAAAAGGATGTGTTTGCCTATACAGCGAAGACCGATAAAGAAGGCATGGGGAAAATCCGTATCCTTCAGCCCGGTGTCTGGCTGATTAAGGCGGAATACGAGGAACCCTATTCAGATCAGAAGGTCTGTGACGTGGAATCATTTTCTGCCACCCTGACCCTGGAAATACAATAG
- a CDS encoding ATP-binding cassette domain-containing protein has translation MLEASQLSFSYNGGKPLFTKMNLTIQPGEVIGLIAPSGSGKTTLAKILSGHLPAQGGEIRLNRNPIPRRSFHPVQLINQHPEQGFNPRWTQERSLAESFQPKDSLLAQLGIKKPWLNRYPHELSGGELQRFAIARALNPQTAFLIADEITAMLDAISQAQIWQVLLSMVEERGLGMLVISHNPQLLTHICTRKVSMHELAC, from the coding sequence ATGCTTGAAGCAAGCCAGCTCTCTTTTTCGTATAATGGCGGGAAGCCTCTTTTCACGAAGATGAACCTCACGATCCAGCCCGGAGAGGTGATCGGGCTTATCGCGCCGAGCGGCTCTGGCAAAACCACTCTGGCCAAGATTCTCAGCGGCCATCTTCCGGCGCAGGGTGGGGAAATCCGCCTCAACCGTAATCCTATTCCCCGCAGGAGTTTTCATCCTGTCCAGCTGATCAATCAGCATCCTGAACAGGGATTTAATCCTCGCTGGACCCAGGAGCGTTCTCTGGCTGAATCCTTTCAGCCCAAGGACTCGCTGCTCGCCCAATTAGGGATCAAAAAGCCCTGGCTCAATCGCTATCCCCATGAGCTGTCCGGGGGCGAGCTTCAACGTTTTGCCATTGCCCGTGCCCTGAATCCGCAGACCGCCTTTCTCATTGCCGATGAAATCACCGCTATGCTGGATGCCATCAGCCAGGCCCAGATCTGGCAAGTGCTGCTCTCGATGGTTGAAGAGCGGGGGCTTGGGATGCTGGTTATCAGTCATAATCCACAGCTCCTCACTCATATCTGTACCCGCAAGGTGAGCATGCACGAGCTTGCTTGCTGA
- a CDS encoding ATP-binding cassette domain-containing protein: protein MLTIDTLHISFSRYEHGLHRQQVTGLSGVSLQVRPGTINLVAGASGAGKSLLLAAILGLLPANSTCQGYIFFNGKEYSNPTRLRGKEIALIPQSAEGLDPLQRVGKQVRRAARLAGLSRKEASEQTEAVFARYGLGPDVLRLYPFQLSGGMATRVLLACATVGRAQLLLADEPTTGLDEENCEQVFAHLRQLADEGRAVLLISHDISGALPFADDVTILKDGALVETMSAADFRQGICAEPYSQALYLALPQNGFILEEEQAHA, encoded by the coding sequence GTGTTAACAATAGATACATTGCATATCAGCTTCAGCCGTTATGAACACGGCCTGCACCGGCAGCAGGTCACAGGCTTGAGCGGGGTTTCTCTTCAGGTCCGTCCTGGTACCATTAACTTGGTGGCCGGGGCCAGCGGGGCAGGAAAGAGCCTGCTGCTGGCTGCCATCCTTGGTCTGCTGCCTGCCAACAGTACCTGTCAGGGATATATTTTCTTTAACGGAAAGGAATACAGCAATCCTACCCGGTTGCGGGGAAAAGAGATAGCCCTGATCCCCCAGTCAGCAGAGGGGCTGGACCCCTTGCAGCGGGTGGGAAAACAGGTGCGCAGAGCTGCCCGTCTGGCGGGTCTATCGAGAAAAGAAGCGAGCGAGCAGACAGAAGCGGTCTTTGCGCGTTACGGACTTGGTCCCGATGTCCTGCGCCTCTATCCCTTTCAGCTTTCCGGGGGCATGGCCACCCGGGTGCTCTTGGCCTGTGCCACTGTGGGCAGGGCGCAACTGCTGCTGGCTGATGAGCCTACCACCGGGCTGGATGAGGAAAATTGTGAGCAGGTCTTTGCCCATCTCCGCCAACTGGCTGATGAAGGCCGGGCTGTCCTGCTGATCAGTCATGATATCAGCGGGGCTTTGCCCTTTGCCGACGATGTCACCATTCTTAAGGACGGTGCTCTGGTGGAGACCATGTCAGCAGCAGATTTTCGCCAGGGGATCTGTGCTGAACCCTACAGTCAGGCCCTGTATCTGGCCTTGCCGCAAAATGGTTTTATCCTTGAGGAGGAACAGGCCCATGCTTGA
- a CDS encoding TonB-dependent receptor, whose translation MRRPTTAILPLCLLGIAASTGQASEPSKVLTMKEVVVSGEKEISSTVSPSATVITADELEDEQVDKTLYILQKVSGVVIQDYGQGAVASQFAMRGLRLGHNTGVAIFVDGVPINESTSHGDGYGDFNTIMPEDIQSIEVIKGPSSALYGQFARAGVINIITKREGNFDSYKFGVGDFGRQRFSASVGRRKGDLSSVIGAEISRSEGATDNSDWTLCNATGKMTYDINDDLKAGLTLNLHSTYWDHPEYLTREQWDSGEYWSAKPLGGGERYRYGGSGNMSWEASDTASLNMMLYGYTMNLTRYRDMTSYVREEYHDRNMVGGSFSHVLDYNAWGIPNTLTAGIDTQVELTHTINASNPSRIRTAREELTVDGDSQITTFSVYMQNQILLSPAWQLTLGGRYDSIGGDLDDNLTGTSLDMDTFNIFSPKAALDYTPFDGYTLFTTYGEGFKLPSGFDKFTYPDLKEETYRQYELGVKMTGIRNLESTLTGFILETEDEIVAFDAEGTKENRGETRRTGVELNVDYALANDLSVYGTLSYTKGEYVNYIKNGIDYSDTDISLVPEWLYSFGLEWKPPQGLFAGLDYRYAGEGYLEDYPTNYSGERKYTIDYWVANAKVGYRLDEYSLTFEVKNAFDERYPSTESATSLRTANPRGYFLTFAINY comes from the coding sequence ATGCGGAGACCAACAACAGCAATCTTACCCCTCTGCCTGCTTGGCATAGCGGCCTCAACTGGCCAGGCCAGTGAGCCGAGTAAGGTTTTGACCATGAAAGAGGTCGTGGTCAGCGGTGAGAAGGAAATCAGCTCGACCGTCTCTCCTTCGGCAACTGTTATCACAGCTGACGAGCTGGAGGATGAACAGGTGGACAAGACACTTTATATCCTCCAGAAGGTGTCGGGTGTGGTGATTCAGGACTATGGTCAGGGGGCAGTGGCCAGCCAGTTCGCCATGCGGGGCCTCCGGCTGGGCCATAACACTGGGGTGGCCATCTTTGTGGATGGTGTGCCCATCAATGAATCCACCTCACATGGAGATGGGTACGGGGATTTCAACACCATCATGCCGGAGGATATTCAGTCCATCGAGGTAATCAAGGGGCCGTCTTCTGCGCTGTACGGTCAGTTCGCACGAGCCGGGGTGATCAATATCATCACCAAGCGGGAAGGTAACTTTGATTCCTACAAATTCGGTGTCGGTGATTTCGGCAGGCAGCGCTTTTCCGCCTCAGTTGGTCGCCGCAAGGGTGATCTCTCTTCTGTTATCGGGGCGGAAATCTCCAGGAGTGAAGGGGCCACGGATAATTCCGACTGGACCCTCTGCAATGCCACCGGCAAGATGACCTATGATATCAATGATGACCTGAAGGCCGGTCTGACCCTGAATCTGCATTCCACCTACTGGGATCATCCAGAATACCTGACCCGTGAACAGTGGGATAGCGGTGAGTATTGGAGCGCCAAGCCCTTGGGTGGCGGTGAACGCTACCGCTACGGCGGCAGCGGCAACATGAGTTGGGAGGCTTCCGATACCGCATCACTCAATATGATGCTCTACGGCTATACCATGAACCTTACCCGCTATCGGGACATGACCTCCTATGTCCGGGAAGAGTATCATGACCGGAACATGGTCGGTGGTAGCTTCAGTCATGTGCTGGATTATAACGCATGGGGAATACCGAACACCCTGACCGCAGGCATCGACACCCAAGTGGAACTGACCCACACCATCAATGCCAGCAACCCCAGTCGAATTCGCACAGCCCGTGAAGAACTCACGGTGGACGGCGATTCTCAGATCACCACCTTTTCCGTCTATATGCAGAACCAGATCCTGCTCTCTCCTGCCTGGCAGCTTACGCTGGGCGGGCGGTACGATTCCATAGGTGGAGACCTGGATGACAATCTGACCGGTACCAGTTTGGACATGGACACCTTTAATATTTTCAGTCCCAAGGCGGCACTGGATTATACCCCCTTTGACGGATACACTCTGTTCACCACCTACGGAGAAGGGTTCAAGCTGCCGAGCGGCTTCGATAAGTTCACCTATCCTGACCTGAAGGAGGAAACCTACAGGCAATACGAGCTCGGGGTCAAAATGACTGGAATCAGAAACCTTGAAAGCACCCTGACCGGCTTTATCCTGGAGACGGAGGATGAAATCGTCGCCTTTGATGCGGAAGGCACAAAGGAGAACCGGGGCGAAACGCGGCGTACCGGTGTGGAGCTTAATGTCGATTATGCCCTTGCCAACGATCTCTCCGTATATGGGACGCTCTCGTATACCAAGGGAGAGTATGTGAATTATATCAAAAACGGTATCGATTACTCCGATACAGATATCTCCCTTGTCCCGGAATGGCTCTACAGCTTCGGCCTTGAGTGGAAACCACCTCAGGGGCTGTTTGCCGGTCTTGATTACCGCTATGCAGGCGAAGGATATCTGGAGGACTATCCGACAAACTACAGTGGTGAGCGCAAGTACACCATCGATTACTGGGTTGCAAATGCCAAGGTCGGATACCGACTGGATGAGTACTCCCTGACCTTTGAGGTGAAAAACGCCTTTGACGAACGATATCCCAGTACGGAGTCGGCCACTTCGCTTCGCACCGCCAATCCCAGGGGATATTTCCTGACCTTTGCCATCAATTACTAA
- a CDS encoding DUF4469 domain-containing protein: MPVSYYVRENKITTSPSYYCQTTAEETLGDDRVAELIHLMNPSITAAQVRTVLQNFQLVVTEQVADGKFVKLKNFVSFMPRIQARLDLPTDDIPSDAVKVAAKIPKELNRAVQNIATYERLGYPSKAPKVVVGYETKTEYPRFIREGYPFRLTGKNIGFDGTDEDLGIFLLDANENEIEQDKIGLNDPSNVIITADFGGEPAGSPNVEKTLLCRNRYTRNGTLREGSYKYVRSMNFIASDQLEMFVAGAEATGPVQAVQHDAEAEECRVEAILKPDNTMTLAIGPYTGEMGTPVILPTGGGEITLQGVTSGVDVVLTVADTNAYQALYDFLLARGRYVLEVCTMDQFGGA; encoded by the coding sequence ATGCCAGTTTCATACTATGTCCGAGAGAACAAAATCACTACTTCCCCTTCATACTATTGTCAGACAACTGCGGAAGAGACTCTCGGCGATGACAGGGTTGCGGAACTTATTCACCTCATGAATCCCTCAATCACTGCTGCGCAGGTCAGGACGGTTTTGCAGAACTTCCAGCTGGTTGTCACAGAGCAGGTTGCTGACGGCAAGTTCGTCAAGTTGAAGAACTTTGTCTCCTTTATGCCGCGCATCCAAGCGCGTTTAGACCTTCCAACGGATGACATCCCCTCTGATGCAGTGAAAGTAGCTGCCAAAATTCCAAAAGAGCTCAACCGGGCTGTTCAGAACATAGCTACCTATGAACGGCTGGGGTATCCGTCCAAAGCCCCTAAAGTGGTTGTTGGCTATGAAACAAAGACTGAGTATCCCCGGTTCATCAGGGAAGGGTACCCGTTCCGTCTTACCGGCAAAAATATTGGTTTTGATGGTACTGATGAGGACCTGGGAATCTTTCTGCTTGATGCCAATGAGAATGAGATTGAGCAGGATAAAATCGGTCTCAATGACCCATCCAACGTGATCATTACTGCGGATTTCGGCGGAGAGCCTGCTGGGTCTCCCAATGTCGAGAAAACTCTTCTTTGCCGGAACAGATATACCCGCAACGGTACTCTCCGGGAGGGTTCATACAAGTATGTGCGGAGTATGAATTTTATCGCATCTGATCAGCTTGAGATGTTTGTGGCTGGTGCAGAGGCAACAGGCCCTGTTCAGGCTGTGCAGCACGATGCAGAAGCTGAGGAGTGTCGGGTTGAGGCGATCTTAAAGCCGGACAATACCATGACATTGGCAATCGGCCCCTACACCGGGGAGATGGGGACTCCGGTTATTCTCCCAACAGGCGGTGGTGAAATTACTCTTCAGGGCGTCACATCCGGTGTGGATGTGGTCCTTACTGTTGCAGATACAAATGCGTATCAGGCTTTGTACGACTTTCTGCTTGCCAGGGGACGATATGTCCTGGAAGTCTGCACTATGGATCAGTTCGGCGGTGCCTGA
- a CDS encoding adenylate/guanylate cyclase domain-containing protein, protein MDRLKDEFSNALLGRLRLRFHEKKLEASFLEDYRKFWHRQSIRYLKMLIFLLPMVWVVLKFLNESFLNRFAIVLAGIFVVSLFIIVCTQLWPTTDSTQLGHFEIFSDAVNISFSFFYIALLTPEAEKLGLPVKLIYQSDTIYVPLIFIIIHLLANFILIPNRFIHSLVVGAFTVATSVIVIVFFSQLSIANQSTFIIFLFLIFIMLLQSGFQRERKYRETFYQWQLVEQQKKEIAAEREKSESLLLNILPAPIAEQLKKNPGTIVDAFPETTVLFSDIVGFTKLSQTVTPDKLVNLLNNLFSRFDDLAENHGLEKIKTIGDAYMAAAGLPEHRVDHAEATAYMALDMCREMIKFNEKIDTPLNIRIGINSGAVVAGVIGKKKFIYDLWGDAVNTAARMESHGVPGEIQVTATTYELLKEKFKLESRGDIEVKGKGVMEVWLLKGTL, encoded by the coding sequence ATGGACAGATTAAAAGACGAATTTTCAAATGCCTTGCTCGGACGTCTTCGTCTTAGGTTTCATGAAAAAAAACTGGAAGCATCCTTTTTGGAGGATTACCGAAAGTTCTGGCACAGGCAATCCATCAGATATCTAAAAATGCTGATTTTTTTGCTACCGATGGTATGGGTTGTTTTGAAATTTCTCAACGAATCATTCCTCAACAGATTCGCAATTGTCTTAGCCGGAATATTTGTGGTTAGTTTGTTTATAATTGTATGTACCCAGTTATGGCCGACAACCGATTCCACTCAATTAGGGCACTTTGAAATTTTCAGTGATGCAGTAAATATCTCATTCAGTTTTTTTTACATTGCTTTATTGACTCCTGAAGCTGAAAAACTGGGATTGCCTGTAAAATTGATTTACCAAAGTGATACTATATATGTACCCCTGATCTTTATAATCATTCATCTGCTTGCTAATTTCATCCTGATTCCAAATCGTTTTATTCATTCACTTGTTGTCGGTGCATTTACAGTCGCAACTTCCGTGATAGTGATTGTTTTCTTCAGCCAACTTTCAATAGCAAATCAAAGCACTTTCATTATTTTTTTATTCCTGATATTTATCATGCTGCTTCAGTCAGGTTTCCAAAGGGAAAGAAAATATCGTGAGACTTTTTATCAGTGGCAATTGGTGGAACAGCAAAAAAAAGAAATTGCCGCTGAAAGAGAAAAATCAGAATCCCTGCTTTTAAACATTCTGCCGGCACCGATAGCTGAACAGTTAAAGAAAAATCCGGGAACAATTGTTGATGCATTCCCTGAGACAACCGTTTTATTTTCCGATATTGTTGGCTTTACCAAGCTGTCTCAAACAGTCACACCGGATAAACTGGTTAACCTCCTTAATAATCTTTTTAGCCGTTTCGATGATCTCGCTGAAAATCATGGCCTTGAAAAAATAAAAACAATCGGGGATGCATACATGGCAGCAGCAGGCCTTCCAGAGCATCGTGTAGACCACGCTGAAGCAACAGCATATATGGCACTTGATATGTGCCGGGAAATGATCAAATTCAATGAAAAAATCGATACACCTCTGAATATCCGAATCGGGATCAACAGTGGTGCCGTAGTCGCCGGAGTTATCGGTAAAAAGAAATTTATCTATGACCTATGGGGAGATGCTGTTAATACCGCTGCCCGAATGGAATCCCACGGAGTTCCTGGGGAAATTCAGGTTACAGCAACAACTTACGAGCTGCTGAAGGAAAAATTCAAACTTGAATCCCGTGGTGATATTGAGGTTAAAGGAAAGGGGGTTATGGAAGTCTGGTTATTAAAGGGAACTCTGTGA
- a CDS encoding ABC transporter permease produces the protein MLHQRTRALVTAGACATFLLAIMAAYYFLVPETLHTNLSLRNQPPGLSHLFGTDWMGRNMLLRTIAGLRLSLQTGLMAAAFSAVIALFLGLAAGIMGGWVDGVISWLIDIFITLPHLVLLILISFAFGGGLKGVTIAVALSHWPRLARIIRAETLQLKDAPFIRHARCFGRTPWQIGRQHLLPHLIPQFIIGLLLLFPHAILHEAGLTFVGLGLSPHEPAVGIILAEAMRHLSTGHWWLAVLPGAALLLMVKAFDILGENMRVLLQPRTSQG, from the coding sequence ATGCTCCATCAACGAACCCGCGCCCTGGTCACAGCGGGCGCTTGCGCTACCTTTCTGCTTGCCATTATGGCGGCGTATTATTTTCTGGTCCCCGAGACCCTGCATACCAACCTGAGCCTGCGTAATCAGCCACCGGGCCTCAGTCATCTCTTTGGTACGGACTGGATGGGCCGCAACATGCTTCTGCGCACCATTGCAGGCCTGCGCCTCAGCCTTCAGACCGGTTTGATGGCAGCAGCTTTCAGCGCCGTCATTGCCTTGTTTCTCGGGCTGGCTGCCGGGATCATGGGCGGCTGGGTGGATGGGGTCATCTCCTGGCTCATTGATATCTTCATCACCCTACCGCATTTGGTTCTTCTGATCCTGATCTCCTTTGCCTTTGGCGGTGGCCTGAAAGGCGTGACCATTGCTGTGGCGCTGAGTCATTGGCCGAGGCTGGCCCGAATCATCCGGGCAGAGACTCTGCAGCTGAAGGATGCACCCTTTATCCGTCATGCCCGCTGCTTCGGCAGAACGCCCTGGCAGATCGGTCGCCAACACCTGCTGCCTCACCTTATCCCGCAATTCATTATCGGCCTTTTGTTGCTTTTTCCCCATGCGATCCTCCATGAAGCTGGCCTGACCTTTGTCGGCTTGGGGTTATCTCCCCATGAACCGGCGGTGGGTATCATTCTGGCCGAGGCCATGCGTCATCTCTCCACTGGGCATTGGTGGCTGGCTGTCCTACCCGGCGCAGCCCTGCTGCTGATGGTCAAGGCCTTTGATATCCTGGGCGAGAATATGCGGGTTCTCCTCCAACCACGCACCAGTCAGGGGTAA
- a CDS encoding tetratricopeptide repeat protein, with the protein MFTKNITSILLVMIALFFSFPSRGWSTLYESGDRTYEVTAYTFLETANLESVKGNYDAARKAYFEAEKLFRREQNSLGLAKVLLGVGNTESIGGDLDAARKAYMEAEKLFRDKQEWLDLARVLLGIGNMERISGNLDAAKKIYIDAEKLFRQKPYWPGVAKVLHGLAEVESRLGNSEKSLEIYNELAKIQDRINDQYKQFEIVNVSEEHSSILPDDTVESDIACNLSDIFTGKITIVIFISVISALVAIIIYFKPLRRFKK; encoded by the coding sequence ATGTTTACAAAAAATATCACATCAATCCTTCTGGTAATGATCGCTTTGTTTTTTTCGTTTCCCTCACGAGGCTGGAGTACCCTCTATGAATCTGGAGACCGTACGTATGAGGTAACGGCATATACTTTTTTGGAAACTGCTAACCTGGAGAGTGTAAAGGGAAACTATGATGCCGCCAGGAAAGCATATTTTGAAGCTGAAAAACTCTTTAGGCGTGAGCAGAACTCGCTTGGTCTCGCTAAAGTGCTTCTCGGAGTTGGCAACACAGAAAGCATAGGTGGAGACCTGGATGCCGCAAGAAAAGCATACATGGAGGCTGAAAAACTGTTTAGGGACAAGCAGGAATGGCTTGATCTGGCTAGAGTGCTTCTCGGGATTGGTAATATGGAAAGGATAAGCGGAAATCTGGATGCCGCTAAAAAAATATACATTGATGCTGAAAAACTGTTTAGACAAAAACCGTATTGGCCAGGGGTGGCGAAAGTGCTCCACGGACTTGCAGAGGTGGAAAGCAGGCTGGGGAATTCAGAAAAATCTCTGGAAATATATAACGAACTAGCAAAAATACAGGATAGAATTAACGATCAATACAAGCAATTCGAGATTGTGAATGTATCAGAAGAACATTCATCAATACTACCTGATGATACTGTAGAGAGTGACATCGCTTGTAACCTATCCGATATTTTTACGGGAAAAATAACAATAGTTATCTTTATAAGTGTTATTAGCGCACTGGTAGCAATTATTATCTATTTTAAACCGCTTCGACGATTTAAAAAGTAG